The following proteins come from a genomic window of Paenibacillus swuensis:
- a CDS encoding sugar phosphate isomerase/epimerase family protein, with translation MSNTKVAIQARLWGLTQVAENFAAVFDQAALAGYAGVEVRYTILLEQEQQLKRYLQRNPDFSLAALHANLLAFEKQEGKERLKRLLEGMNELEIPYLIVSMGYEPQQQPWFELAAQVRELCGEEGTTLCYHNHAAEFTGGTASFFDTLTKSYHVPLAVDLAWVHRAGVDVIDFIDRYSEDIRYVHVKDTLGEQWKELGEGEMNLEPLLHRLADLRLPWWTVEQDFTDRDPFLSASMSRNYLKQQLNV, from the coding sequence ATGAGTAACACCAAAGTGGCCATACAGGCAAGGTTATGGGGGCTTACGCAAGTGGCGGAGAATTTCGCCGCCGTCTTCGATCAGGCGGCTCTGGCAGGGTATGCGGGCGTTGAGGTTCGGTACACGATCTTGTTGGAGCAAGAGCAGCAGCTAAAGCGTTATTTGCAGCGTAACCCCGATTTCTCGTTGGCGGCTCTTCACGCCAATCTGCTGGCGTTCGAGAAGCAGGAGGGGAAAGAGAGGCTGAAGCGATTGCTTGAAGGGATGAACGAGCTGGAGATTCCATACTTGATAGTGAGCATGGGCTATGAGCCGCAGCAGCAGCCGTGGTTCGAGCTCGCCGCGCAGGTCAGGGAGCTATGCGGCGAGGAAGGAACGACATTGTGTTATCACAATCACGCTGCTGAATTTACAGGCGGCACGGCGTCGTTCTTCGACACTCTGACGAAGTCGTATCACGTGCCCTTGGCCGTAGATCTGGCCTGGGTACATCGGGCGGGAGTTGATGTGATCGACTTCATAGACCGTTACAGTGAGGACATCCGATATGTTCATGTCAAAGATACGCTGGGGGAGCAGTGGAAGGAACTTGGAGAAGGGGAGATGAACCTGGAGCCGCTGCTGCACAGGTTAGCCGATCTCCGGTTGCCTTGGTGGACGGTGGAACAGGACTTCACAGACCGGGATCCGTTCCTTAGCGCTTCCATGAGCCGGAACTATTTGAAACAGCAACTCAACGTGTAA
- a CDS encoding type 2 periplasmic-binding domain-containing protein: MAASKYMLKAAMIISVLAGAALSGCSGGEAVKSPETTSTDNKQKQAPIPITWVSFNPPDTDDTPVQKALEQQFNVKFTNIRLERGNYSEQLNIKLSGGEIPDVLWLDNPEQVEMFTKQGVLAELSEQDIRQALPDYAKSIDEVDPSLWKYALVDGKSYALPIYWPLGSLPFLPAYNGDWLKKIGYTEPPKTLEEFEDVIHKFRNNDPDGNGVKDTYGYSSFGVEQRSFNAVFGAFQTIPGWMVQDNIIVNGLISDASREALKVLNRWYKEGLLDPEFITKKPKDFHNDFINQKLGAADWMSFQFNTQMGLIGVPFKAKNSNTPIVIGKPLTGPNGAGTAFSYGSKNGFVALGAQVAESPEKKQRILEILHALSSDDSTYLTAVYGLEGDHYELQDGKPIMKPEYASEALKYKIGAGTFYGLFGNKSKHMEKYDYPVEVETFRDQLSQGVTTVEQLKVSVPAMTEYPDLNKLENEYIVKFIKGEIDLEKGFDDFVTLWKQSGGQQITDEINKKYAGIYID, encoded by the coding sequence ATGGCTGCAAGCAAGTATATGTTGAAGGCGGCGATGATCATCAGCGTGCTGGCAGGAGCGGCGTTAAGCGGCTGCAGCGGCGGAGAGGCCGTTAAATCGCCGGAGACGACTAGCACAGATAACAAACAGAAACAGGCTCCCATCCCGATCACCTGGGTAAGCTTTAACCCGCCTGATACGGATGACACGCCAGTGCAGAAAGCGCTCGAGCAACAGTTCAACGTAAAGTTCACCAATATTCGCCTCGAACGAGGGAACTATAGCGAGCAACTGAATATCAAGCTGAGCGGCGGTGAAATTCCCGACGTATTGTGGCTGGATAACCCGGAACAAGTGGAGATGTTTACAAAGCAAGGCGTTCTGGCGGAATTATCCGAACAGGATATTCGTCAAGCTCTTCCCGATTACGCTAAGTCCATAGACGAGGTCGATCCATCCCTGTGGAAGTACGCCCTTGTCGACGGCAAAAGCTATGCGCTGCCCATCTATTGGCCATTGGGAAGTCTTCCTTTTCTACCCGCATATAACGGTGATTGGCTCAAAAAAATCGGGTACACTGAGCCGCCGAAAACGCTGGAGGAGTTTGAGGACGTCATCCACAAATTCCGTAACAATGATCCCGACGGCAACGGGGTCAAGGATACTTACGGGTATTCCTCCTTTGGGGTGGAACAGCGATCCTTCAACGCCGTATTCGGCGCATTTCAGACCATACCCGGGTGGATGGTTCAAGATAACATCATTGTCAACGGTCTCATCTCGGATGCTTCGCGCGAGGCGCTTAAAGTGCTGAATCGGTGGTACAAAGAGGGTCTGCTCGATCCAGAATTCATCACTAAGAAGCCCAAGGACTTCCACAACGATTTCATTAATCAGAAACTGGGCGCGGCCGATTGGATGTCATTTCAATTCAATACCCAGATGGGACTCATCGGTGTCCCGTTTAAGGCCAAGAACTCGAACACGCCTATCGTGATCGGCAAACCGCTTACGGGGCCAAACGGGGCGGGCACCGCCTTCTCCTATGGCTCGAAGAACGGATTTGTCGCGCTGGGTGCGCAGGTTGCTGAATCCCCGGAGAAGAAACAGCGCATCTTGGAGATCCTTCATGCTTTATCCAGTGACGACAGTACCTATCTAACCGCAGTATACGGATTGGAAGGCGACCACTACGAACTTCAGGACGGCAAGCCGATCATGAAGCCGGAGTACGCAAGTGAAGCCCTCAAATATAAAATCGGCGCAGGAACGTTCTACGGTCTGTTCGGGAATAAATCGAAGCATATGGAGAAATACGACTATCCGGTGGAAGTCGAAACGTTCCGGGATCAGCTAAGTCAAGGTGTGACAACGGTAGAACAGCTCAAAGTGTCCGTACCCGCAATGACCGAGTATCCGGATCTGAACAAGCTGGAGAATGAATATATCGTCAAATTTATTAAAGGCGAAATCGATTTGGAGAAGGGCTTTGATGACTTCGTGACCCTGTGGAAACAATCGGGAGGTCAGCAAATAACGGATGAAATCAATAAGAAATACGCGGGTATCTATATCGATTGA
- a CDS encoding ABC transporter permease has protein sequence MEGNKHPSTSGLTAVKLSLPRKLADTIKLYYKHKYLFLMLLPALVWYAVFYYGPLYGIQLAFKDFRIVDGITGSPWVGLKHFERMFSSTNDFGRILKNTLIISFYHILFGFPAPIVLALLFNELRFKLFKRIAQSISYMPHFLSWVVLSGLLLTMLSPNHGIVNQLLSLFGMEPIYFLGDPAYFRFTLVVSSIWKEIGWGTIVYLAALAGINPQLYEAAHVDGANRWKQLVHITLPGILPIIAIMFILRVGDLMDAGFDQVFNLYNAGVYEVGDIIDTYVFRVGITKMQYSFTTAVGLFKNLVGFLMLLSANYLVKKSGQEGLF, from the coding sequence ATGGAAGGTAACAAACATCCCTCTACGTCAGGGTTGACCGCTGTGAAATTATCGCTGCCCAGGAAGCTTGCCGATACGATAAAGCTCTATTACAAACACAAGTACCTGTTCTTGATGCTGCTTCCGGCACTCGTATGGTACGCGGTGTTTTACTACGGCCCCTTATACGGAATCCAACTGGCTTTTAAGGATTTTCGGATTGTTGACGGGATCACGGGAAGTCCCTGGGTCGGCCTCAAACATTTTGAACGAATGTTCTCATCCACCAATGATTTCGGACGGATTCTGAAAAACACGCTGATCATCAGCTTCTATCACATCCTGTTCGGTTTCCCGGCACCCATCGTGTTGGCATTGCTTTTCAATGAACTCAGATTCAAGCTGTTCAAACGCATCGCGCAGTCCATTTCCTATATGCCGCATTTCTTATCCTGGGTTGTGTTGTCGGGCCTGCTGCTCACGATGTTGTCACCCAACCACGGGATTGTCAATCAGCTGCTTTCGCTGTTCGGCATGGAGCCGATCTATTTTCTCGGCGATCCTGCGTATTTCCGGTTTACACTGGTTGTTTCATCCATATGGAAAGAAATCGGCTGGGGAACGATCGTTTACTTAGCCGCTTTAGCCGGGATCAATCCTCAACTGTACGAAGCCGCTCATGTGGACGGGGCTAATCGTTGGAAGCAACTCGTGCATATAACGCTGCCCGGTATTCTGCCCATTATCGCCATCATGTTTATTTTGAGAGTGGGAGACTTAATGGATGCGGGGTTTGATCAAGTGTTCAATCTGTATAATGCGGGAGTCTATGAAGTTGGGGACATTATTGACACCTATGTGTTCAGGGTGGGCATTACCAAGATGCAATACAGCTTCACCACTGCGGTAGGCTTGTTCAAGAATCTGGTAGGCTTTCTCATGCTGTTGTCTGCTAACTATCTGGTCAAAAAATCGGGTCAAGAAGGCCTTTTCTAG
- a CDS encoding Gfo/Idh/MocA family protein produces the protein MTKVWNIAVIGAGDMGRQHVKGWQLAGHQVVSVTDVDQGRAEALAQAFQVPGVYTDYQESIPQGNVDIVSICLPLPLHREVTVFAANQGKHIFCEKPLTRSLEDADAMEKAVTEAGVQFGLGLQRNLSQGVLAARALVQSGRLGRPVLFACDSIAEIRPKRIMHDANGNMGPLMDLGCHYYMMWQTVFNSSPKTVYAQGRVLARERRELSHIEELAIDSAVVTVEYESGDIGTFTVSWGMPPQTKLRGHQDRILGPRGGAEGGFNANPSKITVYEEDGVEEVPLHVYPSLHQEQFQLFVQSIEQQGAASAGFQAGRDVLTLTLAIFKSIETGEAIDFERFSRELSA, from the coding sequence ATGACCAAAGTGTGGAACATTGCGGTAATCGGTGCCGGTGACATGGGCAGGCAGCATGTCAAGGGCTGGCAGCTCGCCGGGCACCAAGTTGTCTCTGTTACCGATGTAGACCAAGGGAGGGCGGAAGCTCTAGCCCAAGCATTTCAAGTGCCGGGGGTTTATACCGACTACCAAGAATCCATTCCCCAAGGGAATGTGGATATCGTGTCCATCTGCTTGCCGCTTCCCTTGCATAGAGAGGTTACGGTATTCGCAGCGAATCAGGGAAAGCATATTTTCTGCGAAAAGCCGTTAACAAGAAGCCTCGAGGACGCGGATGCGATGGAGAAGGCCGTGACGGAGGCAGGCGTTCAATTCGGTTTAGGTTTGCAGCGAAATCTGTCGCAAGGCGTGCTGGCTGCGCGGGCTTTGGTGCAGAGCGGCCGGCTCGGGAGACCTGTACTCTTCGCTTGTGACTCTATAGCGGAAATCCGCCCCAAGCGAATCATGCACGATGCGAACGGCAATATGGGACCGTTGATGGACCTGGGCTGTCATTACTACATGATGTGGCAGACCGTATTTAATTCGTCGCCGAAGACAGTGTACGCGCAAGGCCGCGTGCTGGCTAGAGAACGCCGGGAGCTGTCCCATATCGAGGAACTGGCGATTGATTCCGCCGTCGTGACCGTGGAATATGAGTCCGGTGACATCGGAACATTCACGGTCAGTTGGGGGATGCCGCCTCAGACGAAGCTGCGGGGACACCAGGACCGCATCCTGGGACCCCGGGGCGGAGCTGAAGGCGGCTTCAACGCCAACCCGTCCAAGATCACCGTCTATGAAGAAGACGGTGTGGAGGAAGTACCGCTGCACGTCTACCCGTCCTTGCATCAGGAGCAGTTTCAGTTGTTCGTTCAATCGATCGAGCAACAAGGCGCAGCAAGCGCAGGATTCCAGGCCGGCAGGGATGTGCTGACCCTCACGCTTGCCATCTTTAAATCAATCGAGACCGGTGAAGCGATTGACTTCGAGCGTTTCTCCCGGGAGTTGAGTGCATGA
- a CDS encoding sugar phosphate isomerase/epimerase family protein, translating into MLLTCKENMIQGLNMSEVCRKVKDAGFDGIDLMGGVLKQQLIEVKSALRDTGLVSAAVYGQLGKAGSSLIDLTAAARVQALDLFKERIELAAEVGAGRLIFVPRFGKSELRPEASDWVLITMLDELAEWAAGIPVTLIMEPLNRRESEFLHDPLKGLALVSEVGRPNVKTMIDTYHMFVEQQDVTDVTAQLGSALGLVHLSDSERKLPGQGVVDFQQVLHVLHKVRYDGPLGFECKEAGLTELHTSVAYIKELLADVQAAARSKEKVQ; encoded by the coding sequence ATGTTACTGACTTGCAAGGAAAATATGATTCAGGGTCTGAATATGAGCGAGGTTTGCAGGAAAGTGAAGGACGCGGGTTTTGATGGCATCGATCTTATGGGAGGGGTGCTCAAGCAACAGTTGATCGAGGTGAAAAGCGCGTTGCGGGATACCGGACTCGTGTCTGCCGCAGTCTACGGGCAATTGGGAAAGGCGGGCAGCTCATTAATCGATTTGACGGCGGCTGCGCGCGTTCAAGCTCTGGATTTGTTCAAAGAGCGTATAGAGCTGGCTGCCGAGGTCGGAGCCGGACGATTGATCTTTGTACCGCGTTTCGGTAAGTCGGAACTGAGGCCGGAGGCATCCGATTGGGTGCTCATTACGATGCTGGATGAGTTGGCCGAGTGGGCTGCGGGGATCCCCGTAACGCTCATCATGGAACCGTTAAACCGCAGGGAAAGCGAGTTTTTGCACGATCCTCTGAAGGGCTTGGCTCTTGTAAGCGAGGTCGGGCGCCCCAATGTGAAGACGATGATTGATACGTATCACATGTTTGTGGAGCAGCAGGATGTGACGGATGTTACCGCTCAGTTAGGCTCAGCACTCGGGCTCGTACATCTGTCCGATTCCGAGCGCAAGTTGCCTGGACAGGGTGTAGTTGATTTCCAGCAGGTTCTTCATGTGCTTCATAAGGTCCGTTACGACGGTCCGCTTGGATTTGAGTGCAAGGAAGCGGGGTTGACCGAACTTCATACCAGTGTTGCATATATTAAGGAGCTGTTGGCCGATGTGCAGGCCGCAGCCCGTTCTAAGGAGAAGGTTCAATGA
- a CDS encoding carbohydrate ABC transporter permease: MQTIVPKALRRPAHRARLHYRTRKELWCLAFIAPQLILFILFTLYPTIMSYVYAFFNWNGYGSLKDFAGLANFKETLLDPYFWNAFRNSLLFMVALVAIQVPLALLMALLLDANWLRGKVFYRTLYFLPVVTTTAVVGLVMRFVFGAYKGLLNEVLLTLGLIDTPVNWLGSTETAMTIVILVGIWKSFGMKLVYWLAGIQSLPKELFEAARIDGASPWQLLRYLTLPLLIPVGSVILLISAVNALHVFDLVKTMTDGGPAFQTDMVDLYIYRYAFSGSGEARIGFASAAGVLYGIVVMLISVLLGLLVKWSGGRKASGAA, from the coding sequence ATGCAGACGATTGTACCCAAAGCATTACGCAGGCCGGCGCATCGGGCAAGACTGCATTATCGAACGCGCAAGGAACTCTGGTGTCTTGCGTTTATTGCTCCGCAGCTGATTTTGTTTATTCTGTTTACGCTGTATCCCACCATCATGAGCTATGTGTACGCTTTTTTTAACTGGAACGGGTACGGTTCACTTAAAGACTTTGCAGGCTTGGCCAATTTCAAAGAAACGCTGCTGGATCCCTACTTCTGGAATGCTTTTCGGAACAGTCTTCTGTTCATGGTAGCGTTGGTCGCGATTCAAGTGCCCCTGGCGCTTCTGATGGCCTTGTTGTTGGATGCGAATTGGCTAAGGGGCAAAGTGTTCTACCGGACGCTCTACTTTCTGCCTGTTGTGACCACGACTGCGGTCGTCGGATTGGTGATGCGGTTCGTATTTGGTGCTTACAAAGGTCTGCTGAACGAGGTGTTGCTCACACTGGGTTTGATTGATACGCCTGTCAACTGGCTCGGGTCGACGGAAACCGCCATGACCATTGTCATCCTGGTCGGAATCTGGAAGAGTTTCGGGATGAAGCTGGTGTATTGGCTCGCGGGCATTCAATCGTTGCCCAAAGAGTTGTTCGAAGCGGCTCGTATCGACGGCGCATCCCCTTGGCAACTGCTGCGTTACCTCACACTTCCGTTGTTGATTCCTGTGGGAAGCGTTATTTTGCTCATATCGGCCGTGAATGCACTTCATGTATTTGATCTGGTGAAAACGATGACGGACGGCGGCCCCGCTTTCCAAACGGACATGGTGGACTTATACATTTATCGGTATGCCTTCTCGGGCAGCGGGGAGGCGCGCATCGGATTCGCTTCCGCCGCGGGCGTCCTGTACGGAATTGTCGTCATGTTGATTTCGGTCCTGTTGGGATTGTTGGTGAAATGGAGCGGAGGCCGTAAAGCATCGGGAGCGGCTTAG
- a CDS encoding sugar phosphate isomerase/epimerase family protein: MKVGIYNSCLLHWEVERTFQWAKEHGFAGVELHAGPRYKHLNWRQLAEGKDLDRLLSIQDRYELPITGLMFGAIPFLSPNPADRSEAREMIAVLLRAAHRLGIPIVSTFTGRDPSKTLEANLEPYAEVFTPIAEEAEKLGVKLAFENCPMYEFWPPVHNIAVSPVLWRSLFELVPSPALGLNLDPSHLVWQGIDYAHAVHEFKDRIFLAQAKDTEVLPSVLREEGMLTCRWWRHRIPGQGDVDWGRFITALQEVNYGGILSIEHEDPVWSGSDERIQQGLLHAKRHLEQYL, translated from the coding sequence ATGAAAGTAGGGATCTACAACTCCTGCCTGTTGCATTGGGAGGTTGAGCGTACGTTTCAGTGGGCCAAGGAGCATGGGTTTGCCGGCGTAGAACTGCATGCTGGTCCCCGCTACAAACATCTGAATTGGCGGCAGCTTGCGGAAGGCAAGGATCTGGATCGCTTGTTAAGCATACAAGACCGATATGAGCTGCCCATCACCGGTCTCATGTTCGGGGCCATTCCGTTTCTGTCTCCGAACCCGGCGGACCGCAGCGAAGCGAGGGAGATGATAGCCGTTCTGCTCCGTGCGGCACATCGCCTGGGTATTCCGATCGTTTCCACCTTTACGGGGCGTGATCCAAGCAAGACGCTGGAAGCGAATTTGGAGCCCTATGCCGAGGTATTTACACCTATCGCAGAGGAGGCGGAGAAGTTAGGCGTCAAGCTGGCGTTCGAGAACTGTCCCATGTATGAATTCTGGCCGCCCGTTCATAACATAGCGGTTTCACCCGTGTTGTGGCGATCCTTGTTTGAGCTTGTGCCGTCTCCCGCCTTAGGGTTGAATTTAGATCCTTCGCATCTCGTATGGCAGGGTATCGATTATGCCCATGCCGTTCACGAATTCAAAGACCGTATCTTCCTGGCGCAAGCCAAGGACACCGAAGTGCTGCCGTCTGTTCTGCGCGAGGAAGGTATGTTGACCTGCCGCTGGTGGCGTCATCGCATTCCGGGCCAGGGGGACGTGGACTGGGGCCGATTCATTACCGCGCTGCAGGAGGTTAACTACGGCGGCATCCTTAGCATCGAGCACGAGGATCCGGTCTGGTCCGGTTCGGATGAACGAATTCAACAAGGGCTGCTGCATGCCAAGAGGCATCTCGAGCAGTATCTCTAG
- a CDS encoding Gfo/Idh/MocA family protein: protein MNTVGIGLVGYKKMGRAHSFAYRNVNAFFETAVPRMEWICGRDPEALASMAANFGWKGITRDWKELLRQEEVDLVDICAPNRLHDEIVVEAARFGKHVLVEKPIALNGDRARAMTEAVLKAEQDFGMRHAVCFNYRYVPAVQLAKQLIDEGKIGQIYHFRGRFLQDWLVDSNAPATWRLDKTEAGSGALGDLGSHIIDLARYLVGDIAEVSATARTFIYERPVPGSDALHSVTVDDATAALLQFANGALGTLEATRYATGHKCTNEFEISGSRGSVRFNFQQLNELEYFTTEDASHVQGYRKITVTRPGIHPYAEGWWGPGHVIGFENTFVHLVKDVLDAVSGRRLTPALPTCVDGLRCQEVVEAVESAIENRTWAVVKHSGF, encoded by the coding sequence ATGAATACCGTAGGCATAGGATTGGTTGGCTACAAGAAGATGGGAAGAGCGCACAGCTTCGCTTACCGCAACGTCAATGCATTCTTCGAAACGGCCGTGCCGCGAATGGAATGGATTTGCGGGAGAGATCCGGAAGCGCTGGCTTCCATGGCGGCAAACTTTGGATGGAAGGGAATCACCCGCGATTGGAAGGAACTCCTCCGGCAAGAGGAAGTGGATCTGGTGGACATCTGCGCGCCGAATCGTCTTCACGACGAGATTGTCGTGGAAGCGGCGCGCTTCGGCAAGCATGTGCTGGTTGAGAAGCCGATTGCGCTGAATGGGGATCGTGCCCGCGCCATGACGGAAGCCGTTCTAAAGGCTGAACAGGACTTCGGCATGCGTCACGCCGTGTGCTTCAACTATCGCTACGTGCCGGCGGTTCAGCTGGCGAAACAGCTTATCGATGAAGGCAAGATTGGACAGATTTATCACTTTCGCGGCCGATTCCTTCAAGACTGGCTTGTAGATTCCAATGCCCCGGCCACCTGGCGGTTAGACAAGACAGAAGCGGGTTCCGGCGCCCTGGGTGATCTGGGGAGCCATATCATCGATCTGGCACGTTACCTGGTCGGGGATATTGCGGAGGTTTCGGCGACGGCTCGGACGTTCATCTATGAACGTCCCGTTCCCGGCAGCGATGCGCTTCATTCGGTGACGGTAGATGACGCTACGGCGGCTTTGCTGCAGTTTGCCAACGGGGCACTGGGTACGTTGGAGGCTACGCGCTACGCTACGGGCCATAAATGTACGAACGAATTCGAGATTTCGGGAAGCCGAGGGAGTGTGCGGTTCAACTTTCAACAATTGAATGAGCTGGAGTATTTTACTACGGAAGACGCGTCCCATGTGCAGGGTTACCGCAAGATTACGGTCACGCGTCCGGGCATTCATCCGTATGCCGAAGGATGGTGGGGACCGGGGCATGTGATCGGCTTCGAGAATACATTTGTTCACCTCGTGAAGGATGTGCTGGATGCCGTATCCGGCCGTCGGCTGACACCGGCGCTGCCTACGTGCGTGGATGGTCTTCGCTGTCAGGAAGTGGTGGAAGCCGTGGAATCGGCCATTGAAAACCGAACGTGGGCGGTTGTGAAGCACAGCGGCTTCTAA
- a CDS encoding carbohydrate ABC transporter permease: protein MPVHMTTGERWFQVTAVGLISLLCISMVYPFIHLMSVSFSTPPEAIRPGIHLFPKELSLEAYRKVFQSERVWIGFGNTLFRTLVGTPLALLFMAATAYPLSKKYLPHRSFYTMFFVFTMFFQGGLIPTYLLVKNLGMIDSRWAYILLPPFLISTFSMLIMRNFFASLPEELEDSAKIDGASDIRILFSIVLPLSRPILATIGLWTAVHHWNAWYDGLLYIQDPKLMVLQTYLRRLVVENMTVETQALMDQVSGVESVIPETVKAATLMVSIVPIMVVYPFIQKYFVKGVLVGSLKG from the coding sequence ATGCCTGTTCATATGACGACAGGGGAACGATGGTTTCAGGTGACTGCCGTCGGACTCATTTCACTGCTCTGCATCTCCATGGTCTACCCGTTTATCCATCTTATGTCGGTTTCGTTCAGCACGCCTCCGGAGGCGATTCGTCCCGGCATTCATCTGTTTCCTAAGGAGCTATCCCTGGAAGCTTATCGCAAAGTATTTCAATCCGAGCGCGTCTGGATCGGTTTCGGAAACACCCTCTTCCGCACCTTGGTCGGAACACCGCTGGCGCTTCTGTTCATGGCTGCGACGGCCTATCCGTTGTCCAAGAAGTATTTGCCCCACAGGAGTTTCTACACCATGTTCTTTGTATTCACCATGTTTTTTCAAGGAGGACTCATTCCTACGTATCTGCTTGTGAAAAATTTGGGGATGATCGACTCTCGTTGGGCATACATCCTTCTGCCGCCGTTTCTGATCAGTACGTTCTCCATGCTCATCATGCGTAATTTCTTCGCGAGTTTGCCGGAGGAGCTTGAGGATTCCGCCAAGATCGACGGAGCAAGCGATATTCGCATCCTTTTCTCCATCGTGCTTCCCTTATCCAGACCGATTCTGGCAACCATTGGACTCTGGACCGCGGTACACCATTGGAATGCCTGGTATGACGGTCTGCTCTATATTCAGGATCCTAAGCTGATGGTTCTCCAAACTTATTTGCGCAGATTGGTTGTCGAGAACATGACGGTGGAAACACAGGCGCTGATGGATCAGGTTTCCGGTGTGGAATCCGTTATTCCCGAAACGGTCAAGGCGGCAACGTTGATGGTGAGTATTGTGCCGATCATGGTCGTATACCCCTTTATTCAGAAGTATTTCGTCAAAGGCGTTCTTGTCGGCTCTCTCAAAGGGTAG